In one Eschrichtius robustus isolate mEscRob2 chromosome 15, mEscRob2.pri, whole genome shotgun sequence genomic region, the following are encoded:
- the REV1 gene encoding DNA repair protein REV1 isoform X6, with translation MCPSSLSSFDEQFSTLPSSEDSVSLHFPESPMKQLTPLVEGPRTLPRCGPAEIPDSSTWENQDSAQTNGIDSVLSKAEIASCSYEARQVGIRNGMFFGQAKQLCPNLQAVPYDFHAYKEVARTMYETLASYTHSIEAVSCDEALVDITEILAETRLTPDEFANAVRMEIKDQTKCAASVGIGSNILLARMATRKAKPDGQYHLKPEEVDDFIRGQLVTNLPGVGRSMESKLTSLGIRTCGDLQYMTMAKLQKEFGPKTGQMLYRFCRGLDDRPVRTEKERKSVSAEINYGIRFTQPKEAEAFLLSLSEEIQRRLEAAGVKGKRLTLKIMVRKPGAPVETAKFGGHGICDNITRTVTLDQATDRAKVIAKAALNMFHTMKLNISDMRGVGIHVNQLVPTNPNPSACPSRPAVQSSHCPGGSHSVLDLLQVQKAKKPTEEEHKEVFLAAMDLEISSASKTCTFLPSLSSHLTSSISPVTTSKAESSGKWNGLHSPIGLKSRLNLSIEVPSPSQLDQSVLEALPPDLREQVEQVCAVQQGELPGDRRREPANGYSTGMLPQPVGTVLLQIPEPQESNSDGGINVIALPAFSQVDPEVFAALPAELQKELKAAYDQRQRQGESTPHPQQASTSVPKNPLLQLKPAAVKEKKRNKKKSSISPPKKIQSPLKNMLLNSPAKTLPGACGSPQKLIDGFLKHEGPASEKPLGELSASTSGVAGRSGLQPEPSGCVRPPAPNLAGAVEFSDVKTLLKEWITTISDPMEEDILQVVKYCTDLIEEKDLEKLDLVIKYMKRLMQQSVESVWNMAFDFILDNVQVVLQQTYGSTLKVT, from the exons cagaaatacCAGATTCATCAACGTGGGAGAATCAAGATTCCGCACAGACAAATGGAATTGATTCTGTTTTGTCAAAGGCTGAAATCGCATCTTGTAGTTATGAAGCCAG acAAGTTGGCATTAGGAATGGAATGTTTTTCGGGCAAGCGAAACAACTTTGTCCCAATCTTCAGGCTGTCCCCTATGATTTTCACGCGTATAAGGAAGTTGCACGAACAATGTATGAGACACTGGCCAG CTACACACACAGCATCGAAGCTGTCAGCTGTGATGAAGCTCTGGTAGACATCACTGAAATCCTCGCAGAGACCAGACTCACTCCTGATGAATTTGCAAATGCCGTCCGCATGGAAATCAAAGACCAGACTAAATGCGCTGCCTCTGTGGGAATCG gttCTAATATTCTCCTGGCTAGAATGGCAACTAGGAAAGCAAAACCAGATGGCCAGTACCACTTAAAACCAGAAGAAGTAGATGATTTTATCAGAGGTCAGCTAGTTACTAATCTACCAG GAGTTGGACGCTCAATGGAATCCAAGTTGACATCTTTGGGAATTAGAACTTGTGGAGACTTGCAATATATGaccatggcaaaactccaaaaaGAATTTGGTCCCAAAACAGGTCAGATGCTTTATAGGTTCTGCCGTGGTTTGGACGATAGACCAGTTCgaactgaaaaggaaagaaaatctgtTTCAGCTGAGATCAACTATGGAATAAGGTTTACCCAG CCAAAAGAAGCAGAAGCTTTTCTTCTGAGTCTTTCAGAAGAAATCCAACGGCGACTTGAAGCTGCTGGCGTGAAGGGTAAACGCCTGACTCTCAAAATCATGGTACGAAAGCCGGGGGCCCCTGTAGAAACTGCGAAATTTGGAGGCCATGGAATTTGTGATAACATCACCAG GACTGTGACTCTTGACCAGGCAACGGATAGAGCAAAAGTAATTGCAAAGGCTGCACTAAACATGTTTCATACGATGAAACTCAACATATCGGACATGAGAGGG GTTGGAATTCATGTGAATCAGTTAGTTCCGACTAATCCAAACCCTTCTGCGTGTCCCAGTCGCCCAGCAGTTCAGTCAAGCCACTGTCCTGGTGGGTCACACTCTGTCCTTGACCTCCTCCAAGTTCAGAAAGCTAAGAAGCCCACAGAAGAGGAGCACAAGGAAG TATTTCTGGCTGCTATGGATCTGGAAATTTCATCTGCCTCTAAAACTTGCACTTTCTTGCCATCTCTTTCTTCACATCTGACATCAAGCATCAGTCCTGTTACTACTAGCAAAGCTGAGTCCTCAGGGAAGTGGAATGGTCTACATTCTCCCATCGGTTTAAAATCAAGACTTAACCTGAGTATAGAGGTCCCATCACCTTCCCAG CTAGACCAGTCTGTCTTGGAAGCGCTTCCACCTGATCTCCGGGAGCAGGTGGAGCAAGTGTGTGCTGTGCAGCAAGGAGAGCTGCCTGGCGACAGGAGGAGAGAACCAGCAAATGGCTACAGCACAGGAATGTTGCCACAGCCAGTTGGGACAGTTTTGTTACAAATACCAGAACCTCAAGAATCTAACAGCGATGGGGGAATTAATGTAATAGCCCTTCCAGCATTTTCACAG GTGGACCCTGAGGTGTTTGCGGCCCTTCCTGCAGAGCTTCAAAAGGAGCTGAAAGCAGCCTACGATCAAAGACAAAGGCAGGGAGAAAGCACCCCTCACCCGCAGCAGGCCAGCACATCCG TGCCAAAGAACCCGCTACTGCAGCTAAAACCAGCAgcagtgaaagaaaagaaaagaaacaagaaaaaaagctcCATCAGTCCCCCCAAAAAGATTCAGAGCCCTCTGAAGAACATGCTGCTTAACAGTCCTGCAAAAACTCTGCCAGGGGCCTGTGGCAGTCCCCAGAAGTTAATTGATGGGTTTCTAAAACATGAAGGTCCTGCCTCTGAGAAACCTCTG GGAGAACTCTCTGCTTCCACTTCAGGTGTTGCTGGCCGTTCTGGTTTGCAGCCTGAGCCGTCTGGGTGTGTTAGACCCCCAGCGCCCAACCTAGCTGGAGCTGTGGAATTCAGTGATGTGAAGACCTTGCTCAAAGAATGGATAACTACAATTTCAG ATCCAATGGAAGAAGACATTCTGCAAGTTGTGAAATACTGTACTGATCTAATAGAGGAAAAAGATTTGGAAAAACTGGACCTAgttataaaatacatgaaaag GTTGATGCAGCAGTCGGTGGAGTCGGTTTGGAATATGGCATTTGACTTTATTCTTGACAATGTTCAGGTGGTTTTACAACAGACTTACGGAAGCACATTAAAAGTTACATGA
- the REV1 gene encoding DNA repair protein REV1 isoform X7 — protein MFFGQAKQLCPNLQAVPYDFHAYKEVARTMYETLASYTHSIEAVSCDEALVDITEILAETRLTPDEFANAVRMEIKDQTKCAASVGIGSNILLARMATRKAKPDGQYHLKPEEVDDFIRGQLVTNLPGVGRSMESKLTSLGIRTCGDLQYMTMAKLQKEFGPKTGQMLYRFCRGLDDRPVRTEKERKSVSAEINYGIRFTQPKEAEAFLLSLSEEIQRRLEAAGVKGKRLTLKIMVRKPGAPVETAKFGGHGICDNITRTVTLDQATDRAKVIAKAALNMFHTMKLNISDMRGVGIHVNQLVPTNPNPSACPSRPAVQSSHCPGGSHSVLDLLQVQKAKKPTEEEHKEVFLAAMDLEISSASKTCTFLPSLSSHLTSSISPVTTSKAESSGKWNGLHSPIGLKSRLNLSIEVPSPSQLDQSVLEALPPDLREQVEQVCAVQQGELPGDRRREPANGYSTGMLPQPVGTVLLQIPEPQESNSDGGINVIALPAFSQVDPEVFAALPAELQKELKAAYDQRQRQGESTPHPQQASTSVPKNPLLQLKPAAVKEKKRNKKKSSISPPKKIQSPLKNMLLNSPAKTLPGACGSPQKLIDGFLKHEGPASEKPLGELSASTSGVAGRSGLQPEPSGCVRPPAPNLAGAVEFSDVKTLLKEWITTISDPMEEDILQVVKYCTDLIEEKDLEKLDLVIKYMKRLMQQSVESVWNMAFDFILDNVQVVLQQTYGSTLKVT, from the exons ATGTTTTTCGGGCAAGCGAAACAACTTTGTCCCAATCTTCAGGCTGTCCCCTATGATTTTCACGCGTATAAGGAAGTTGCACGAACAATGTATGAGACACTGGCCAG CTACACACACAGCATCGAAGCTGTCAGCTGTGATGAAGCTCTGGTAGACATCACTGAAATCCTCGCAGAGACCAGACTCACTCCTGATGAATTTGCAAATGCCGTCCGCATGGAAATCAAAGACCAGACTAAATGCGCTGCCTCTGTGGGAATCG gttCTAATATTCTCCTGGCTAGAATGGCAACTAGGAAAGCAAAACCAGATGGCCAGTACCACTTAAAACCAGAAGAAGTAGATGATTTTATCAGAGGTCAGCTAGTTACTAATCTACCAG GAGTTGGACGCTCAATGGAATCCAAGTTGACATCTTTGGGAATTAGAACTTGTGGAGACTTGCAATATATGaccatggcaaaactccaaaaaGAATTTGGTCCCAAAACAGGTCAGATGCTTTATAGGTTCTGCCGTGGTTTGGACGATAGACCAGTTCgaactgaaaaggaaagaaaatctgtTTCAGCTGAGATCAACTATGGAATAAGGTTTACCCAG CCAAAAGAAGCAGAAGCTTTTCTTCTGAGTCTTTCAGAAGAAATCCAACGGCGACTTGAAGCTGCTGGCGTGAAGGGTAAACGCCTGACTCTCAAAATCATGGTACGAAAGCCGGGGGCCCCTGTAGAAACTGCGAAATTTGGAGGCCATGGAATTTGTGATAACATCACCAG GACTGTGACTCTTGACCAGGCAACGGATAGAGCAAAAGTAATTGCAAAGGCTGCACTAAACATGTTTCATACGATGAAACTCAACATATCGGACATGAGAGGG GTTGGAATTCATGTGAATCAGTTAGTTCCGACTAATCCAAACCCTTCTGCGTGTCCCAGTCGCCCAGCAGTTCAGTCAAGCCACTGTCCTGGTGGGTCACACTCTGTCCTTGACCTCCTCCAAGTTCAGAAAGCTAAGAAGCCCACAGAAGAGGAGCACAAGGAAG TATTTCTGGCTGCTATGGATCTGGAAATTTCATCTGCCTCTAAAACTTGCACTTTCTTGCCATCTCTTTCTTCACATCTGACATCAAGCATCAGTCCTGTTACTACTAGCAAAGCTGAGTCCTCAGGGAAGTGGAATGGTCTACATTCTCCCATCGGTTTAAAATCAAGACTTAACCTGAGTATAGAGGTCCCATCACCTTCCCAG CTAGACCAGTCTGTCTTGGAAGCGCTTCCACCTGATCTCCGGGAGCAGGTGGAGCAAGTGTGTGCTGTGCAGCAAGGAGAGCTGCCTGGCGACAGGAGGAGAGAACCAGCAAATGGCTACAGCACAGGAATGTTGCCACAGCCAGTTGGGACAGTTTTGTTACAAATACCAGAACCTCAAGAATCTAACAGCGATGGGGGAATTAATGTAATAGCCCTTCCAGCATTTTCACAG GTGGACCCTGAGGTGTTTGCGGCCCTTCCTGCAGAGCTTCAAAAGGAGCTGAAAGCAGCCTACGATCAAAGACAAAGGCAGGGAGAAAGCACCCCTCACCCGCAGCAGGCCAGCACATCCG TGCCAAAGAACCCGCTACTGCAGCTAAAACCAGCAgcagtgaaagaaaagaaaagaaacaagaaaaaaagctcCATCAGTCCCCCCAAAAAGATTCAGAGCCCTCTGAAGAACATGCTGCTTAACAGTCCTGCAAAAACTCTGCCAGGGGCCTGTGGCAGTCCCCAGAAGTTAATTGATGGGTTTCTAAAACATGAAGGTCCTGCCTCTGAGAAACCTCTG GGAGAACTCTCTGCTTCCACTTCAGGTGTTGCTGGCCGTTCTGGTTTGCAGCCTGAGCCGTCTGGGTGTGTTAGACCCCCAGCGCCCAACCTAGCTGGAGCTGTGGAATTCAGTGATGTGAAGACCTTGCTCAAAGAATGGATAACTACAATTTCAG ATCCAATGGAAGAAGACATTCTGCAAGTTGTGAAATACTGTACTGATCTAATAGAGGAAAAAGATTTGGAAAAACTGGACCTAgttataaaatacatgaaaag GTTGATGCAGCAGTCGGTGGAGTCGGTTTGGAATATGGCATTTGACTTTATTCTTGACAATGTTCAGGTGGTTTTACAACAGACTTACGGAAGCACATTAAAAGTTACATGA